AGAGGCACCAAATTCACAAAGGAAAAAGTAAAGAAAACTGGAGCAAAGGCTATCTCCAAAAAGCCTGCAACCAAAGCAAAACCTGCCGCAGAAGAGTCCAAGACAGCTGTAGAAAAAACGAGCACCAAGAAGACGACTACTCCAAAATCAGAGAAAAAGGCTACGACTAAAAGCACAGCTTCAAAAACAACAAAAAAAGCAAAAGAAGAAACTACTAGTAAAAAAACATCAACCGCCAGCAAAAAATCGGTCTCAGCAAAAAAGGAGCCTACAACTAAAAAGAAGGAAGCCGACAAAAAACCTGCTGCAAAAAAGACTACCACTAAGACGGCAGCTAAAAAGACCTCCAGCTCAAAAACCGAGGCTAAACCAAAAAAGGAATCTGCTAAAAAAGAAACATCCAAAAAAGCAGCTCCTAAGTTCAGGATGTCGGCAACACTAGGAGCTAAAACCAAAAAGAAATCTAGTCCTAAGAAATCAACCAAAAAAGACGACGAACCTTCGTCAGAAAAAAAAAAACCTAAAGAAGTAAGCCAATCCAAATCGAAGGCCAAAAAAGGAGTAATTGATCAATCAAACATTATTGATTCCTTTATTGAGTTAAACCCTTCTATTCAAGTCTCCAAAGACAAACAGCAAGATGAAGGACCTGTAGAAGATCTCGCAGCAAGATATGATGCTTTTCCTGACCACCTCGTCACAGAAAATTTAGCTTCTATTTTAGTAAGCCAAGGTAAGGTAGAAAAGGCCATTGATATCTATCAAAAATTAATTTTGAAAAATCCTCAAAAAAAGGCTTACTTTGCGTCTCAAATCGAAAAATTAAATAAGAAATAGATGTTTACTACGATTGTTGTATTGATAGTTTTTGTAGCTGTAGTGCTCGTATTGGTTGTTTTAGCTCAAAACTCAAAAGGTGGTGGATTGACTAGCCAGTTTGGTGGATCAGGCACTTCTCAGTTGATGGGTGTAAAAAAGACTGGTGACTTATTAGAGAAACTAACTTGGGGATTGGCTATAGCCTTGATTTCATTGACACTTTCTACAAAATTTTTAATCACCGAGTCTAGAGCTGGTGAAGAGTTTGCTAGTCCAAACATTGAAAGCGCACAAGAAAAAACAATCGCACCAAACTTAGACTTAAATGCTGAGGAAGGTGATGCAGAACTTCTTGATGAAGCACTAGAAGTAGAAGAATCAGATAACGAAGAGTAAATCTCGAGTTACTTTTAAAATATTGAAGTCCTGGACGATTCGTTCAGGACTTTTTTTATGACTAAAAGAAGCGTAATCCTGTCATAAAAAAATCATCAACTCCTCTCTCCTGTCACTTTTCCTGCAAGTTTGACCGACTTTTTGACAACTCTTTGACTTGGCATAAGAAATGCTATTAGCCTAGTAGAAATTTCTTTATTTATAGAATCAAATAAAATTTATAAGAACATGTCAAAAGTAAGCTTTAAACCAAACGAAGATCGAATTTTGGTTGAACCTGCTGCTGCAGAAGAAAAAACAGCTTCCGGTATTATCATTCCTGACACTGCCAAAGAAAAACCACAAGAAGGCATAGTCGTAGCTGTTGGAGAAGGTACAACCGACAAACCTGTAACTGTAAAAGTTGGAGACAAAGTGCTTTACGGCAAATATTCTGGCACTGAGTTGTCTTTGGATGGTACTGAGTACCTTATCATGCGCAATTCTGACGTATTCGGAACACTATAATTACAATAACCTTTTCAATTAGAATTTAAAAGATCATTTAAGATGGCTAAAGACATATTTTTTAATTCAGACGCAAGAGACGGCCTCAAAAGAGGTGTTGACATGCTTGCTGACGCAGTAAAAGTAACCTTAGGACCAAAAGGTAGAAACGTAATCCTGGACAAAAAATTCGGTGCTCCTACCGTAACCAAAGATGGTGTTTCTGTAGCAAAAGAAATCGAGTTGAGCGATGCCTTAGAAAACATGGGTGCTCAGTTGGTGAAAGAAGTAGCTTCTAAAACTGCTGACGATGCAGGTGACGGTACTACTACTGCTACTGTATTGACCCAAGCTTTGTTTGGCAACGGATTCAAAAACGTAGCTGCCGGAGCTAACCCAATGGACCTCAAAAGAGGTATCGACAAAGCAGTTGCTACAGTTGTAGCTGATTTGAAGAAGCAATCCAAAGAAATCAAAGACAACAGTGAAGTAGCTCAAGTAGCTACCGTATCTGCCAACAACGACGCTGAAATCGGTAAAATGATTGCTGATGCGATGGACAAAGTGGGCAAAGACGGTGTGATCACTGTAGAAGAAGCTAAAGGAACGGAGACTGAAGTGAAAACTGTAGAAGGTATGCAGTTTGATAGAGGTTACCTTTCTCCATACTTTGTGACTAACACAGAGAAAATGGAAGCTGAAATGGAGAATCCTTACATCTTGATCTACGACAAGAAGATCTCTACGATGAAGGAATTACTTCCAGTATTGGAAGCTACTGCTCAGACTGGCAAGCCACTAGTGATCATCTCTGAAGATGTAGACGGTGAAGCATTGGCTACTTTGGTAGTAAACAAAATTAGAGGTTCTCTGAAAATCGCTGCTGTAAAAGCTCCTGGCTTTGGCGACAGAAGAAAAGCTATGTTGGAAGACATCGCTATCTTGACTGGCGGTACTGTAATCTCTGAAGAAAGAGGATACAAACTAGAAAATGCTACTTTGGAGTACTTGGGTACTGCTGAGAAAGTAAACATCGACAAAGACAATACCATCATTGTAAATGGTGCTGGTAAGAAAGAAGATATCGAGGCTAGAGTTAACCAGATCAAGCAACAAGTAGAAAATACTACTTCTGACTATGACAAAGAAAAGCTACAAGAGAGATTAGCTAAGTTGTCTGGCGGTGTAGCGATCCTTTATATCGGTGCTGCTACTGAAGTAGAAATGAAAGAGAAGAAAGACAGAGTGGACGATGCATTGCACGCGACTAGAGCGGCTGTACAAGAAGGTATCGTCGCTGGTGGTGGTGTTGCATTAATCAGAGCTATCTCTTCTTTGGATGGTTTGACTTTAGAAAACGAAGATCAAAACACTGGTGTAAACATCGTAAGAATGGCTATCGAAGCTCCATTGAGAACTATCGTGGCTAACGCTGGAGGTGAGGGATCTGTAGTAGTAAATGCTGTGAAAGACGGCAAAGCTGACTTCGGATACAACGCTGCAAATGACACTTACGAGTCAATGTTCAAAGCGGGTATCATCGATCCTACTAAGGTAACTAGACTAGCGCTTGAAAATGCTGCTTCCATTGCTTCATTGCTTTTGACTAGTGATGCGGCCGTAGTAGATCAGCCTGAGCCAGAAGGTGCTCCCGCAATGCCTCCAATGGGTGGCGGAATGCCAGGCATGATGTAATCATGAAGCCATAGTCGAAAGACTATTTATCATATATGAAGCCATTCCGATTATTCGGAATGGCTTTTTTCATGTTATAAAATTCATATCTTTAAATATGAAATATGCTACCGCCCTCCTGCTAA
The sequence above is drawn from the Reichenbachiella sp. genome and encodes:
- the groL gene encoding chaperonin GroEL (60 kDa chaperone family; promotes refolding of misfolded polypeptides especially under stressful conditions; forms two stacked rings of heptamers to form a barrel-shaped 14mer; ends can be capped by GroES; misfolded proteins enter the barrel where they are refolded when GroES binds), with protein sequence MAKDIFFNSDARDGLKRGVDMLADAVKVTLGPKGRNVILDKKFGAPTVTKDGVSVAKEIELSDALENMGAQLVKEVASKTADDAGDGTTTATVLTQALFGNGFKNVAAGANPMDLKRGIDKAVATVVADLKKQSKEIKDNSEVAQVATVSANNDAEIGKMIADAMDKVGKDGVITVEEAKGTETEVKTVEGMQFDRGYLSPYFVTNTEKMEAEMENPYILIYDKKISTMKELLPVLEATAQTGKPLVIISEDVDGEALATLVVNKIRGSLKIAAVKAPGFGDRRKAMLEDIAILTGGTVISEERGYKLENATLEYLGTAEKVNIDKDNTIIVNGAGKKEDIEARVNQIKQQVENTTSDYDKEKLQERLAKLSGGVAILYIGAATEVEMKEKKDRVDDALHATRAAVQEGIVAGGGVALIRAISSLDGLTLENEDQNTGVNIVRMAIEAPLRTIVANAGGEGSVVVNAVKDGKADFGYNAANDTYESMFKAGIIDPTKVTRLALENAASIASLLLTSDAAVVDQPEPEGAPAMPPMGGGMPGMM
- the secG gene encoding preprotein translocase subunit SecG; its protein translation is MFTTIVVLIVFVAVVLVLVVLAQNSKGGGLTSQFGGSGTSQLMGVKKTGDLLEKLTWGLAIALISLTLSTKFLITESRAGEEFASPNIESAQEKTIAPNLDLNAEEGDAELLDEALEVEESDNEE
- the groES gene encoding co-chaperone GroES, giving the protein MSKVSFKPNEDRILVEPAAAEEKTASGIIIPDTAKEKPQEGIVVAVGEGTTDKPVTVKVGDKVLYGKYSGTELSLDGTEYLIMRNSDVFGTL